From Anaerohalosphaera lusitana, one genomic window encodes:
- a CDS encoding beta-ketoacyl-[acyl-carrier-protein] synthase family protein, translating to MSKRRIAITGVGATTPLGLTAGEMWEGLLEGRSGIDKIQSFDPAGFPCRIAGETPAFKVRKHVPKTYRKATKLMSRDIELSILAANDAIETSGLVTKAAGEGEPTIDPERFAINMGAGLISCDLEELAPCVAASLTDGEFDLKKWGTEGLNYMTPLWLLKYLPNMLPCHVGIIHDMQGPSNTITCGEVSSHVAITEAAQVIARGDADAAMAGGCEAKVNPIVLLRQCLLKRATSDHNGTPDEACRPFDAEAKGSVFGEAAGLVVLEELEGAKSRGAKIYAEIAGAGASNSLASSYEHSETDGKGIEIAIRKATKEAGIDAGQIDLVVPHGTGIPADDAAEAKAISRVLGERTAEVPVWPIKSMTSNAGAGAGSLDVIATAMAISEGKIGAAKNFEQPFDGCELNISKQVQEVNVRYALCCGYTFGGQTAALILKNTNGEV from the coding sequence ATGAGCAAACGGCGAATAGCTATAACAGGTGTTGGTGCGACAACCCCACTGGGGCTCACTGCAGGCGAGATGTGGGAGGGTCTGCTGGAGGGCAGGTCCGGCATCGACAAAATCCAGTCTTTCGACCCGGCAGGTTTTCCGTGCAGGATCGCGGGAGAGACGCCTGCATTTAAGGTACGCAAGCACGTGCCCAAGACATACCGCAAGGCGACCAAGCTGATGAGCCGGGATATCGAGCTTTCGATCCTGGCGGCGAATGATGCGATAGAAACCAGCGGTCTTGTGACCAAGGCAGCGGGTGAAGGGGAACCGACTATCGATCCCGAGAGATTCGCGATAAATATGGGTGCGGGGCTTATAAGCTGTGATCTGGAGGAACTGGCGCCGTGTGTGGCGGCGAGTCTGACGGACGGCGAGTTCGATCTGAAGAAATGGGGTACCGAAGGGCTTAACTACATGACGCCTTTGTGGCTTCTCAAGTACCTGCCGAACATGCTGCCCTGCCATGTGGGGATCATACATGACATGCAGGGGCCTAGCAATACAATCACCTGCGGCGAGGTTTCGAGCCATGTAGCGATAACAGAAGCTGCCCAGGTGATCGCACGCGGCGATGCTGATGCCGCGATGGCGGGCGGGTGCGAAGCCAAGGTCAATCCGATCGTTCTGCTGCGTCAGTGTTTGCTCAAGCGTGCGACCAGCGATCATAATGGCACACCCGATGAGGCCTGCAGGCCTTTCGATGCTGAGGCTAAGGGCTCTGTATTCGGCGAGGCAGCGGGGCTTGTGGTTCTAGAAGAGCTCGAAGGAGCGAAGTCACGGGGCGCAAAGATATATGCCGAGATCGCCGGAGCGGGCGCGAGCAACAGCCTTGCGTCTTCTTATGAGCACAGCGAGACTGACGGCAAGGGTATCGAGATCGCGATTCGGAAAGCGACCAAAGAAGCGGGGATCGACGCGGGCCAGATCGATCTGGTCGTTCCGCATGGCACGGGAATTCCTGCAGACGATGCGGCGGAAGCCAAAGCGATCAGCAGGGTTCTGGGTGAAAGAACGGCTGAGGTGCCTGTCTGGCCGATAAAGAGCATGACTTCCAATGCCGGCGCGGGTGCAGGTTCGCTGGATGTGATCGCGACTGCGATGGCGATAAGCGAGGGCAAGATCGGTGCTGCAAAGAATTTCGAACAGCCCTTTGACGGCTGTGAACTGAATATCTCGAAGCAGGTTCAGGAAGTGAATGTCCGTTATGCACTTTGCTGCGGATATACTTTCGGGGGGCAGACCGCTGCTTTGATACTTAAAAATACAAATGGTGAAGTCTAA
- a CDS encoding sulfatase-like hydrolase/transferase, whose product MGISRRNFLKNVGMSLAACTLTGTAARALGEEPKKNTKPNVLFIFADDQTYECVRALGNDEIKTPNLDRLVNEGTTFTHAYNMGAWHGAVCVASRTMLNTGRHLWDAREKEKSLNSEAEKGHFWSQYMQRAGYDTYFSGKWHVKTDVNQLFDTVSHVRPGMPRSVNQAYNRPVEGEEDKWKPWDKKFGGYWQGGKHWSEVLGDDGVKFLDKAAEKEDPFFMYLAFNAPHDPRQSPKEYVDKYPLLDVKLPENFLPEYPHKDAMGCGKWLRDEKLAPFPRTEYSVKVHRQEYYAIIDHMDAQVGRILDKLEETGQKDNTYIFFTADHGLSCGHHGLMGKQNMYDHSVRVPLMVVGPGIPASKKLETPVYLQDIMPTTLELAGVEKPEQVAFNSLLPLVSGEKKSSYDAVYGGYMNLQRMITKDGFKMILYPKISKVLLFDLESDPLETTNLADMEKYGKTVAKLSKSMAKLQKSMQDPLDLSEAYSELFTPRTQ is encoded by the coding sequence ATGGGTATTTCAAGGCGTAATTTCCTGAAGAACGTAGGCATGAGTCTGGCAGCATGCACACTCACTGGAACGGCAGCGAGAGCACTTGGTGAAGAGCCGAAAAAGAATACCAAACCAAACGTTCTGTTCATTTTCGCCGACGACCAGACATACGAATGCGTCCGCGCGTTAGGTAATGACGAAATCAAAACGCCGAATCTGGACCGGCTTGTGAATGAGGGCACAACCTTTACCCACGCCTACAACATGGGAGCCTGGCACGGCGCGGTCTGCGTGGCCAGCAGAACCATGCTGAACACAGGCAGACACCTATGGGATGCACGCGAAAAGGAAAAGAGCCTGAACAGTGAAGCTGAAAAGGGACACTTCTGGTCACAGTACATGCAAAGGGCAGGCTACGATACATACTTCAGCGGAAAATGGCACGTAAAGACGGACGTAAACCAGCTTTTCGACACTGTCAGCCACGTTAGACCAGGTATGCCCCGATCGGTAAACCAGGCTTACAACAGACCTGTTGAGGGCGAAGAGGACAAATGGAAGCCGTGGGACAAGAAATTCGGCGGATACTGGCAAGGCGGCAAGCACTGGTCGGAGGTTCTGGGCGATGACGGCGTCAAATTCCTTGATAAGGCAGCCGAAAAAGAGGATCCGTTCTTCATGTACCTGGCGTTCAACGCGCCTCATGATCCGAGACAGTCACCGAAAGAATATGTAGACAAATATCCATTGCTGGATGTGAAGCTGCCGGAAAACTTCCTGCCCGAGTACCCGCATAAGGATGCAATGGGCTGCGGAAAGTGGCTCAGAGACGAAAAACTGGCGCCGTTCCCGCGTACAGAATACTCTGTAAAGGTGCACAGACAGGAATATTACGCGATAATCGACCATATGGATGCGCAGGTGGGGCGAATTCTGGACAAACTCGAAGAGACGGGGCAGAAGGACAATACCTATATATTCTTCACTGCGGACCACGGACTGTCGTGCGGGCATCATGGGTTGATGGGCAAGCAGAATATGTATGATCACAGTGTTCGGGTGCCTTTGATGGTGGTCGGGCCGGGGATACCGGCGAGTAAAAAACTGGAAACGCCGGTTTATCTGCAGGATATCATGCCGACGACGCTGGAACTGGCGGGCGTTGAAAAGCCTGAGCAGGTCGCATTCAACAGTCTGCTGCCGCTTGTAAGTGGTGAAAAGAAAAGCAGTTACGATGCAGTTTACGGCGGATACATGAACCTGCAGAGGATGATCACCAAGGATGGGTTCAAGATGATACTTTATCCTAAGATCAGCAAGGTTTTACTATTTGATCTGGAGTCAGATCCGCTCGAAACAACCAATCTGGCGGACATGGAAAAGTATGGCAAAACTGTGGCAAAACTAAGCAAAAGTATGGCAAAACTGCAGAAAAGTATGCAAGATCCGCTCGATCTTAGTGAGGCTTATTCAGAGCTATTTACTCCCCGGACCCAGTAA
- a CDS encoding acyl carrier protein — MAMTRDEIFDEVQEVLVDALGLDDDEVTPEATLMGDLGAESIDFLDIVFRLEKAFGIKIPREELFPAESLMSNPEYVSNGKLTDKGLAELKDKMPHTDLSDFENDPDVNKIADLFTVDSIVNFVELKQKAA, encoded by the coding sequence ATGGCAATGACCCGCGACGAAATTTTTGACGAAGTCCAGGAAGTGCTCGTTGACGCGCTCGGGCTTGATGACGACGAAGTGACACCCGAGGCGACCCTGATGGGCGATCTGGGTGCTGAGAGCATTGATTTTCTGGATATCGTTTTCAGACTGGAAAAGGCTTTCGGGATCAAGATCCCGCGTGAGGAGCTGTTCCCGGCAGAGAGCCTTATGAGCAACCCGGAATATGTCAGCAACGGCAAGCTGACTGACAAGGGCCTTGCAGAGCTCAAAGATAAGATGCCTCACACAGATCTGTCCGATTTTGAGAATGATCCTGATGTAAACAAGATCGCGGATCTTTTCACAGTCGACAGCATTGTCAATTTTGTCGAGCTCAAGCAAAAAGCAGCCTGA
- a CDS encoding beta-ketoacyl-[acyl-carrier-protein] synthase family protein, giving the protein MAERVVITGMGLVSPMGHDVETVWQGLLTGKNGMNETTLFDASTFPTKFGAEVKDFDLAKVLKKPELHKDALRGSAFVLGACAEACKQAGIETETDAASDGVDRENMGIYLGAGEGAIDSGPFFKAIADAWNDEGREMDWEKWAQTAFGGMTAMRELEQEPNMPAGHLAVLTGARGPVRSCLTACAASTQAVGEAAVMVRSGQADIMIAGGAHSMIHPLGVSGFSRLTALSTRNDSPETASRPFSASRDGFVLGEGGAIVILESLSSAKKRGAKILAEITGFGSSADAFRVTDMHDEARGAVQALKAAMADAGVGPEDIDYICTHGTSTSENDAVETKAVKKAFGEQAYNVPLSSPKSMMGHLIGATGCAELIVCVQAMRDQTIPPTANLNDPDPELDLDYVPNEPRKAKLETVINESFGFGGQNNVIVLKKFAE; this is encoded by the coding sequence ATGGCTGAAAGAGTTGTTATAACAGGTATGGGCCTTGTGAGCCCGATGGGACATGATGTCGAGACGGTCTGGCAGGGTTTGCTGACGGGCAAGAACGGCATGAACGAGACGACGCTTTTTGACGCTTCGACGTTCCCGACGAAATTCGGAGCGGAGGTGAAGGATTTCGATCTGGCTAAGGTCCTCAAGAAACCTGAACTGCACAAGGATGCACTTCGCGGGTCGGCGTTCGTTCTGGGCGCGTGTGCGGAGGCATGCAAGCAGGCGGGGATCGAGACCGAGACGGATGCAGCGAGCGACGGTGTGGATCGCGAGAACATGGGCATCTATCTTGGTGCCGGCGAAGGCGCCATTGACAGTGGTCCGTTTTTCAAGGCGATCGCGGATGCGTGGAACGATGAAGGCCGTGAGATGGACTGGGAGAAATGGGCACAGACCGCGTTCGGCGGGATGACGGCGATGCGTGAGCTCGAACAGGAACCGAATATGCCCGCAGGTCATCTGGCGGTACTGACGGGTGCTAGAGGTCCTGTACGAAGCTGTCTGACCGCGTGTGCGGCGAGTACGCAGGCAGTGGGTGAGGCGGCAGTTATGGTTCGCTCGGGACAGGCAGATATCATGATCGCGGGCGGTGCACATTCGATGATACATCCGCTGGGCGTTTCAGGATTTTCGCGTCTTACCGCCCTTTCGACACGAAATGACAGTCCGGAGACGGCGTCGAGACCTTTCAGTGCAAGCCGGGATGGTTTCGTGCTGGGTGAAGGCGGTGCGATCGTCATACTTGAATCGCTTTCATCCGCGAAAAAACGCGGTGCGAAAATACTGGCAGAGATAACCGGTTTCGGCTCATCGGCGGACGCGTTCCGTGTGACGGACATGCATGATGAGGCCCGCGGTGCAGTGCAGGCCTTGAAGGCGGCGATGGCTGATGCCGGAGTGGGTCCGGAGGATATAGACTACATCTGTACGCACGGCACGAGCACTTCCGAAAATGACGCTGTTGAGACGAAGGCGGTCAAGAAGGCGTTCGGCGAGCAGGCGTACAATGTTCCGTTGAGCAGTCCAAAGAGTATGATGGGGCATCTGATCGGTGCTACGGGATGTGCCGAGCTGATCGTCTGCGTGCAGGCTATGAGGGATCAGACAATTCCTCCGACTGCCAATCTGAACGATCCTGATCCTGAGCTCGATCTGGATTATGTACCAAACGAGCCGAGAAAAGCGAAGCTGGAAACGGTTATAAACGAGTCTTTCGGATTCGGCGGGCAGAACAACGTTATAGTTCTGAAGAAGTTCGCTGAATAG
- the serS gene encoding serine--tRNA ligase, whose product MIDIKQIRQEPQKFKQACENKNIAADIDKLLTVDEELLNVKKQLQDIATEKNAVGKSIPKLGPDEKKQAIDRLSELKKEEAGLNDKTKELQPVYDRIMLEVPQPADVGVPLGQDDTENVEMRKWGEIREFDFEPKDHVELGMELGMIDIERGVKLAGTRNYFLTGDGALLHWAILRFSFDHMISKGYRPMSVPLLMRDEAMMSTGYYPGAEEQTYRMEKDELNLAGTAEVPLTAYHSGEILSEEDLPLKFVAQSTCFRREAGAAGKDTRGLYRIHQFDKVEQVIIGVNDVEQSKKFHEEILGNSEAVMQALNLPYRVVNVCTGDLGKGQVQKYDIEAWMPSRESFGETHSASRFYDFQARRMNLRYKADGKKNVFCHTLNNTVIASPRILIPVMELYQNADGSITIPEALRPYMGGKEKIEKK is encoded by the coding sequence ATGATAGATATCAAACAGATCAGGCAAGAGCCTCAGAAATTCAAACAAGCTTGCGAAAATAAAAACATCGCGGCGGACATCGATAAGCTGCTGACGGTTGATGAGGAGCTGCTGAATGTCAAAAAGCAGTTGCAGGATATCGCTACGGAAAAGAACGCGGTGGGCAAGTCGATCCCGAAGCTGGGTCCTGATGAGAAGAAACAGGCCATCGACAGATTGAGCGAGCTGAAGAAGGAAGAGGCCGGTCTGAATGATAAGACCAAGGAACTGCAGCCGGTATATGACAGGATCATGCTGGAAGTGCCTCAGCCTGCGGATGTGGGTGTGCCGCTGGGACAGGACGATACGGAAAATGTCGAGATGCGCAAGTGGGGCGAGATCCGCGAATTCGATTTCGAGCCGAAGGACCATGTCGAGCTCGGTATGGAGCTTGGGATGATCGATATCGAGCGAGGGGTGAAGCTGGCTGGGACGCGGAATTATTTTCTGACCGGCGACGGTGCCCTTCTGCATTGGGCGATACTGCGGTTTTCGTTTGATCATATGATCAGCAAGGGTTACAGGCCTATGTCCGTGCCGCTGCTGATGCGGGACGAAGCGATGATGAGCACGGGGTATTATCCGGGCGCGGAAGAGCAGACTTACCGCATGGAAAAGGATGAGCTGAACCTGGCGGGTACGGCGGAGGTGCCTTTGACCGCGTATCATTCGGGTGAGATACTGAGTGAAGAGGATCTGCCGTTGAAGTTTGTGGCGCAGAGTACGTGTTTCCGCCGAGAGGCTGGTGCTGCGGGCAAGGACACTCGGGGACTGTATCGCATTCATCAGTTCGACAAGGTTGAGCAGGTGATCATCGGGGTCAACGATGTAGAGCAGAGCAAGAAGTTCCATGAGGAGATTTTGGGCAACAGTGAAGCGGTGATGCAGGCGCTGAATCTGCCCTATCGCGTTGTGAACGTGTGCACGGGTGATCTGGGTAAGGGACAGGTGCAGAAGTATGATATCGAGGCGTGGATGCCGTCGCGGGAGAGTTTCGGTGAGACGCATTCCGCGAGCCGGTTTTACGATTTCCAGGCACGCAGGATGAATCTGAGGTATAAGGCTGACGGTAAGAAGAACGTGTTCTGTCATACGCTGAACAACACGGTGATCGCTTCGCCGCGGATACTTATACCTGTGATGGAGCTTTATCAGAATGCGGATGGTTCGATTACGATACCGGAGGCGTTGAGGCCGTACATGGGCGGCAAGGAGAAGATCGAGAAGAAGTAA
- a CDS encoding prepilin peptidase yields MELETIIMIFLFAFGSCIGSFLNVVIYRLPRDKSLVFPPSACPGCDKRIAFYDNIPILSWLLLGGKCRACKQKISPRYIVVELITGLLFLALYVAYFKSGMRRIEIAGDTGFQAFVHGGWFFYLISITLIAAFLAGSAIDLDLWVIPLSLCWFVTAAGFIGSTAAPYIIEANVVRDFHLFPTAGAKTGALAIGSSIGLMISLIGLKLGLLPQSYAFEQDQDADTEIDEESINHRLEAWREIVFLMPVIVLTAVAWIVYRSVPAFQSWCIDITTIPPISGLLGSIWGYIIGAAVVWATRIFGTLGFGKEAMGLGDVHLMGAAGAVIGPVFATVAFFVAPFFGIAWAIYQAFFQKTRQIPYGPFLSLGVFAVMILHDWMVAYWSSRYFAG; encoded by the coding sequence GTGGAACTTGAAACGATCATTATGATTTTTCTGTTCGCTTTCGGAAGTTGTATAGGCAGCTTCCTGAACGTGGTCATTTACCGTCTGCCTCGTGATAAGTCGCTGGTCTTTCCACCGTCCGCATGCCCGGGCTGTGACAAGAGAATAGCTTTCTATGACAATATACCGATCCTGTCCTGGCTCCTTCTCGGCGGCAAGTGCCGTGCATGCAAACAGAAGATCTCGCCGCGGTACATCGTCGTAGAGCTGATTACCGGCCTGCTTTTTCTGGCTCTATATGTGGCCTACTTCAAGTCCGGCATGCGCCGCATCGAAATTGCAGGCGACACCGGTTTTCAGGCCTTCGTTCACGGTGGGTGGTTCTTCTATCTCATAAGCATAACGCTCATCGCGGCGTTCCTTGCAGGTTCAGCCATCGACCTGGATCTATGGGTCATACCGCTATCGCTTTGCTGGTTCGTGACCGCTGCAGGGTTCATCGGCAGCACAGCCGCCCCTTATATCATAGAAGCCAACGTCGTAAGGGACTTTCACCTCTTTCCCACCGCAGGCGCTAAAACCGGCGCCTTAGCGATCGGAAGCTCCATCGGCCTGATGATCTCGCTGATCGGTCTAAAACTCGGCCTGCTCCCTCAAAGCTACGCATTCGAGCAGGACCAGGATGCGGATACGGAAATAGACGAAGAATCCATCAATCACAGGCTCGAAGCATGGCGGGAGATCGTTTTTCTGATGCCCGTTATCGTATTGACGGCTGTTGCGTGGATTGTTTACCGCAGTGTCCCCGCATTCCAGAGCTGGTGCATTGATATCACCACCATACCGCCGATCAGCGGCTTATTAGGCAGTATCTGGGGCTATATCATTGGCGCAGCCGTCGTCTGGGCCACCCGCATTTTCGGTACGCTGGGCTTCGGTAAAGAGGCTATGGGACTCGGAGACGTCCATCTGATGGGAGCCGCCGGCGCGGTAATAGGCCCTGTTTTCGCCACCGTCGCCTTCTTCGTCGCACCATTTTTCGGCATCGCATGGGCCATTTATCAGGCATTTTTCCAAAAAACCCGGCAAATTCCCTACGGTCCCTTCTTGTCTTTAGGTGTGTTTGCAGTTATGATTCTCCATGACTGGATGGTTGCGTACTGGTCCAGCAGGTATTTCGCAGGTTAG
- a CDS encoding 3-hydroxyacyl-ACP dehydratase FabZ family protein, whose protein sequence is MRWIWIDKFLEFKSGESAVALKNVTLAEEHIHDHFPGYPTMPECLMIEAMAQTAGILVGEARKFAEKVILAKVKKAKFYDCVVPGDTITLHAQIESLADEAASTVGKIMRGEETIAEVNLMFSHIDQNLGGLEFPEENFVFTDMFESLITGFTEHNVTEKSG, encoded by the coding sequence ATGCGTTGGATATGGATAGATAAGTTTCTGGAGTTCAAGAGCGGCGAAAGTGCTGTCGCTTTGAAGAATGTCACGCTCGCTGAGGAGCATATACACGATCATTTCCCGGGTTATCCGACGATGCCCGAGTGTTTGATGATCGAGGCGATGGCGCAGACGGCGGGTATCCTGGTTGGCGAAGCGAGGAAGTTCGCTGAGAAAGTGATTTTGGCGAAGGTCAAGAAGGCAAAGTTTTACGACTGTGTCGTGCCGGGTGATACGATCACGCTGCATGCTCAGATCGAGAGTCTGGCGGACGAGGCGGCGAGTACGGTGGGCAAGATCATGAGAGGCGAGGAGACGATCGCGGAAGTGAACTTGATGTTCAGCCATATCGATCAGAACCTGGGCGGACTGGAGTTTCCTGAAGAAAACTTCGTTTTCACGGATATGTTCGAGTCGCTGATCACAGGATTTACGGAACATAATGTAACGGAGAAATCCGGATGA
- a CDS encoding DNA internalization-related competence protein ComEC/Rec2, giving the protein MDQIRQQLKLLDEQLAERRSLFDFFMSRSPLFLLAVGLTAGIAVQHLCGLNAVFWFIAIVVLAGAAVLVSRWDAGGGRSVAFIAIALFMGIGAVRVASYETLPGNHITRVAGEERTLATLRGRVCSKVFTPGRDAWAFSGWGFNKPGSSFYLECESVKTRGGFAAVSGKVRVQVNSKVRSVQCGDLVELHCWLDRFSPPTNPGEFDFQAYLARRNIHVGASVNGAGSIRVVESNGWASLPGVRVRLADLFREQLIEDGCAGMQTRGLIEALLLGNRSNIDAETHAAFRKTGLAHFISLSGMHIGMFAYFVWVLCRHAGFLKTARAMILMGVVGVYVLAVPSRPPTTRAAILCFFFALSVIVNRKPNALNTLGLAGICLLLYRPTQLFNAGFQLSFATVLGIILLQPRLHSFANRVVGDRLGELYAASSVGAAKFAIWVGRHMLELLTVGAAAWIGGAAIILYHFGSVSGASAVWTVFAYPLVLAIIAGSMVQILAGMVFPTVGVALSVFVDSMAECLIWLVRFLAEIDVTALRVGEVAIWMVVVYYAGVLFMRFGQYRRRVLRRMGVSAACVGVLLPFGVNLLARGEDGLRLTVLNVGHGQAVLLETPSGENMLFDAGSLTRNDIGSRVVVPFLQHRGIDRLDAVCISHEDIDHLNGLPEIVEQCDVERILGNRGVIESDSATASFLRDAVAERGGSLTLLDGGLLDGGSVKIDVIWPVESAAGDIALSDNDSSSVFLVRFAGRSILISSDIEEYAQGGIMERYPDLGADVLILPHHGSTTHLVESFVQSLEPEVVIASCSRGRLNSVYRPDFDGDHYATASHGAVTVEIGVDGDVSACGHLRPGE; this is encoded by the coding sequence ATGGATCAGATTCGTCAGCAGCTTAAACTGCTTGACGAACAACTGGCGGAACGGCGGAGTTTGTTCGACTTTTTCATGTCGCGTTCGCCTTTGTTTCTGCTGGCGGTCGGACTGACCGCTGGTATTGCTGTTCAGCATTTGTGCGGACTGAATGCTGTATTCTGGTTCATTGCGATTGTTGTGCTTGCGGGGGCGGCGGTGCTGGTTTCGCGGTGGGATGCTGGTGGCGGTAGGTCTGTTGCGTTCATTGCGATTGCCTTATTCATGGGGATCGGTGCTGTGCGTGTGGCGTCGTATGAGACTCTGCCTGGGAATCATATAACAAGGGTCGCGGGCGAAGAGCGTACGCTGGCGACGTTGCGGGGTCGAGTGTGTTCGAAGGTTTTTACGCCGGGACGGGATGCGTGGGCGTTCTCGGGGTGGGGGTTTAACAAGCCGGGGTCGAGCTTTTATCTGGAATGCGAGAGCGTCAAGACGCGGGGAGGCTTTGCGGCCGTTAGCGGAAAAGTGCGGGTGCAGGTAAACAGCAAGGTTCGGTCGGTGCAATGCGGGGATTTGGTGGAGCTTCACTGCTGGCTGGACAGGTTCAGTCCACCTACGAATCCGGGTGAGTTTGATTTTCAGGCGTATCTTGCAAGGCGCAATATTCATGTTGGTGCGTCCGTGAATGGTGCGGGGTCGATACGGGTTGTGGAAAGTAACGGATGGGCGAGTTTGCCAGGCGTGCGGGTTAGACTGGCGGATTTGTTTCGTGAGCAGTTGATCGAGGACGGTTGTGCGGGCATGCAGACGCGGGGGCTGATAGAGGCGCTGCTGCTCGGGAATCGGTCGAATATAGATGCAGAGACGCATGCGGCGTTTCGCAAGACGGGGCTGGCGCATTTTATCAGTCTGTCAGGCATGCATATCGGGATGTTCGCGTATTTTGTGTGGGTGCTGTGCAGGCATGCGGGATTTTTGAAGACGGCGAGAGCTATGATATTGATGGGGGTGGTTGGTGTTTATGTTCTGGCTGTGCCGTCTCGCCCGCCTACAACGCGGGCGGCGATACTGTGCTTTTTCTTCGCGCTGTCGGTGATTGTGAACCGCAAGCCGAACGCTCTTAATACTTTGGGGCTGGCTGGGATATGTTTGCTGCTGTATCGGCCGACTCAGTTGTTCAATGCGGGGTTTCAGTTGTCATTTGCGACGGTGCTGGGGATAATACTGCTGCAGCCACGGTTGCACAGTTTTGCTAATCGGGTGGTTGGTGATAGGCTTGGTGAGCTGTATGCGGCGAGCAGTGTTGGGGCGGCAAAATTCGCTATCTGGGTGGGGAGACACATGCTGGAGCTATTGACGGTCGGGGCGGCGGCATGGATCGGCGGGGCCGCGATTATATTGTATCACTTTGGCTCGGTGTCGGGGGCGTCGGCGGTGTGGACGGTTTTTGCGTATCCGCTGGTGCTGGCGATCATAGCGGGTTCGATGGTGCAGATATTGGCGGGGATGGTGTTTCCGACTGTGGGGGTTGCGTTGAGTGTGTTCGTGGATTCGATGGCTGAATGCCTGATCTGGCTGGTGCGGTTTCTGGCGGAGATCGATGTTACTGCTTTGCGGGTCGGTGAAGTGGCGATTTGGATGGTGGTGGTTTATTATGCGGGCGTGCTGTTTATGAGGTTTGGGCAGTATCGGCGGCGGGTTTTGAGGCGTATGGGCGTGTCGGCTGCTTGCGTGGGGGTTTTGCTGCCGTTCGGTGTTAATTTGCTTGCGAGGGGGGAGGACGGCTTGCGGTTGACGGTGCTGAATGTGGGGCATGGGCAGGCGGTGTTGCTCGAAACGCCAAGCGGGGAGAATATGCTGTTTGATGCTGGTTCGCTGACGCGGAACGATATTGGGTCGCGGGTGGTTGTGCCGTTTCTGCAGCACCGCGGCATCGACCGGCTGGATGCTGTGTGTATCAGTCACGAGGATATCGATCATCTGAACGGCTTGCCGGAGATCGTGGAGCAGTGCGATGTGGAGCGGATACTTGGTAATCGGGGCGTTATTGAGAGTGATTCGGCGACGGCGAGTTTTCTGCGGGATGCTGTTGCCGAGCGGGGAGGTTCGCTGACGCTGCTGGATGGGGGCTTGTTGGATGGCGGGTCAGTGAAAATCGATGTGATATGGCCGGTCGAATCGGCGGCGGGTGATATTGCCCTGTCGGACAACGATTCGTCGAGCGTGTTCCTTGTGCGATTTGCGGGGAGGTCGATACTTATATCGAGCGACATCGAAGAGTACGCTCAGGGCGGGATCATGGAGCGGTATCCGGATTTGGGAGCGGATGTGCTGATATTGCCGCACCATGGGTCGACGACGCATCTGGTGGAGAGCTTTGTGCAGTCGCTGGAGCCGGAGGTTGTGATAGCGAGCTGTTCACGGGGGCGATTGAATAGCGTTTATAGGCCGGACTTTGATGGGGATCATTATGCTACCGCTTCGCATGGGGCGGTAACCGTGGAGATTGGGGTTGATGGGGACGTTAGTGCATGCGGGCATCTGCGGCCGGGAGAGTGA
- a CDS encoding OmpA/MotB family protein yields the protein MIKTFGKVAVLLILVVLVSGLTGCTDWKKKYNSLNVEHQNLQGLYEGCVTSLDAASADKARLSSQLNQSQKTIDQLQQEIEEMNVSPGEATGFGEGMDVAVDAEKGTITVTLPNAILFAPGKASLKKATSSELDHILNVLNERYAGKDVDVVGHTDSDPIRKSNWDDNWQLSAERALSVLRYLNKRDLDSENLRAVACGASRPVASNSTVAGKAKNRRVEIVVHAR from the coding sequence ATGATCAAGACGTTTGGCAAGGTCGCTGTTTTACTGATTCTGGTTGTGCTCGTTTCAGGCCTGACAGGCTGTACCGACTGGAAAAAGAAATACAATTCTTTGAACGTGGAGCATCAGAACCTCCAGGGCCTCTATGAAGGCTGTGTCACTTCACTCGATGCTGCATCTGCGGACAAGGCCCGTCTCAGCTCACAACTGAACCAGAGCCAGAAGACTATCGATCAGCTCCAGCAGGAGATCGAAGAAATGAACGTCAGCCCAGGCGAAGCTACCGGCTTCGGCGAAGGCATGGACGTCGCCGTTGATGCCGAAAAGGGCACCATCACAGTTACTCTGCCCAACGCGATACTCTTCGCACCCGGCAAGGCTAGCCTCAAAAAGGCAACCAGCTCCGAACTCGATCACATCCTCAACGTCCTGAACGAGCGTTACGCGGGCAAGGACGTCGACGTTGTGGGCCACACCGACAGCGATCCGATCCGCAAGTCCAACTGGGACGATAACTGGCAGCTTTCAGCCGAACGCGCACTGAGCGTACTCAGATACCTCAACAAACGCGATCTGGACAGCGAAAACCTTCGTGCGGTAGCATGCGGAGCGAGCCGCCCAGTGGCTTCCAACTCAACCGTAGCAGGCAAGGCCAAAAACCGCCGCGTCGAGATCGTGGTACACGCTCGCTAG